One window of Trifolium pratense cultivar HEN17-A07 linkage group LG5, ARS_RC_1.1, whole genome shotgun sequence genomic DNA carries:
- the LOC123886848 gene encoding uncharacterized protein LOC123886848: MAEQRTLRQLAAPDVNYNGLCIQYTDVDIPFELKSGLIHLLPKFNGLAGEDPHKHLKEFQVVCSTPLRPEGITEDHIKLRAFPFSLQGAAKDWLYYLEPNSVSTWNDLKKVFLERYFPASRAASIRKEICGIRQGNESLAEYWERFKHLVSSCPQHQITEQLLIQYFYEGLLPMDRNILDAASGGALVDKTPAAAKALIENMSLNSQQFTTRNNSASVNEIQSSSSSIKALETKFDARIDELTSLVKKLAVSKAQPAKVCGICTSSEHPTDTCPILQDETITELPQAYAAAALYNQNRYNNPDLSTNKYHPSWRNHQNLQYGNQSQAAAPTAPPATSSLEDLVKQLAQRTDASIQNLTTQMGQMANAIGQLQAQGSGNLPAQTVPNPNVNVSAITLRSGRVSEPAPEKKKKKTVASSSTPEPPSVTTETEPEKKRVYVPPIPFPQRVQKNIKKTVEEDKEILDVFRKCAVNIPLLDAIKQIPKYAKFLKDLCTHKRKLKGNERVSLGRNVSAFIQPKTGSSANVSVLSQTMPEKCDDPGVFGIPCSIGDHKFENCMLDLGAGINVMPTSIYNNLDLGPLQPTGLIVQLANRSNARPAGKVEDVLVQVNDLILPADFYILDMEGETNSSRAPIILGRPFMRTARTKVDVYDGTMSMEFGDIVAKFNIFDAMKHPVEEHSVFYMDLVTNTNLCSVCAKIESDLQDNNIHTGEVVVNEAVCTVKVLDIPAAPTKHSHDKEKTTHFHDKMISKKKFSVGQKVLLFKSRLKDMKLKVQVLARFSKQKDSG, translated from the exons ATGGCTGAACAAAGAACACTAAGGCAGCTTGCTGCTCCTGATGTCAATTACAATGGTCTATGCATTCAATATACTGACGTTGATATTCCTTTTGAATTGAAATCTGGTTTGATACATTTGTTGCCCAAGTTTAATGGTCTTGCAGGTGAGGACCCGCACAAGCATTTAAAGGAATTTCAGGTTGTGTGCTCCACACCATTGAGGCCCGAAGGTATCACGGAAGACCACATCAAGTTGAGAGCCTTTCCATTCTCGTTACAAGGTGCTGCTAAAGACTGGCTCTACTACCTTGAGCCAAATTCTGTTTCAACTTGGAATGATCTGAAGAAGGTCTTTCTAGAGAGATACTTCCCCGCTTCTAGAGCAGCatcaatcagaaaagaaatatgCGGCATTAGGCAAGGAAACGAATCATTGGCAGAGTACTGGGAAAGATTCAAGCATCTAGTCTCCAGTTGTCCCCAACACCAGATCACCGAGCAATTACTCATCCAATATTTCTATGAAGGGTTGCTACCAATGGATCGAAACATTTTGGATGCTGCAAGTGGTGGAGCACTTGTTGATAAAACTCCAGCTGCTGCAAAGGCCTTGATCGAGAACATGTCACTCAACTCGCAACAGTTTACAACCAGAAATAATTCTGCAAGTGTAAATGAGATTcagtcttcctcttcctccatcAAGGCGCTCGAAACCAAGTTTGATGCTAGAATTGATGAACTTACTTCCTTGGTGAAAAAGTTGGCAGTTAGCAAAGCTCAACCAGCAAAAGTGTGTGGTATTTGTACTTCTTCTGAGCACCCGACTGATACATGCCCCATTCTACAAGATGAAACAATAACTGAGCTTCCTCAAGCATATGCAGCAGCAGCCCTTTACAATCAAAACAGGTACAACAATCCTGACCTCTCCACCAACAAATATCACCCTAGTTGGAGGAATCATCAAAACCTCCAATATGGGAATCAGTCACAAGCTGCAGCCCCTACTGCCCCACCAGCCACTTCTTCACTGGAAGACCTTGTCAAGCAACTGGCACAACGAACAGATGCTAGCATTCAGAACCTGACAACGCAGATGGGACAAATGGCCAATGCAATAGGCCAACTACAAGCCCAAGGCTCTGGTAACCTTCCTGCACAAACAGTGCCGAATCCGAATGTGAATGTGAGTGCAATTACTTTGAGATCTGGAAGAGTGTCAGAACCAGctccagagaaaaagaagaagaaaaccgttGCATCATCATCTACTCCTGAACCTCCTTCTGTTACAACTGAGACCGAACccgaaaaaaaaagagtatatgTGCCACCAATTCCTTTTCCTCAAAGGGTGCAGAAAAATATCAAGAAGACAGTTGAGGAAGACAAGGAGATTTTAGATGTATTCAGAAAATGTGCGGTTAACATTCCTCTCCTTGATGCAATTAAACAGATTCCTAAATATGCAAAATTCCTGAAAGACTTGTGCACACACAAGAGGAAGTTGAAGGGAAATGAGAGAGTCAGTTTGGGACGAAATGTTTCTGCTTTCATTCAGCCCAAAActggttcctcagctaatgtctCAGTTCTCAGTCAGACCATGCCAGAAAAGTGTGATGATCCAGGAGTTTTTGGTATTCCCTGTTCCATTGGGGATCACAAGTTTGAAAATTGTATGCTTGATCTGGGAGCAGGTATTAATGTTATGCctacttctatttataataaCCTTGATCTTGGTCCTTTGCAGCCTACAGGTTTAATCGTGCAATTAGCAAACAGGAGCAATGCCCGCCCTGCTGGGAAGGTAGAAGATGTCCTGGTGCAAGTTAATGACTTGATTCTTCCTGCAGATTTCTACATTCTAGACATGGAGGGAGAAACTAATTCCAGCAGGGCACCCATCATTCTAGGCCGACCATTCATGAGAACGGCaagaacaaaagttgatgtttatGATGGAACCATGTCCATGGAGTTTGGCGACATTGTCGCTAAGTTTAACATTTTTGATGCCATGAAACATCCCGTGGAAGAACATTCTGTTTTTTATATGGATTTAGTTACTAACACTAACCTTTGCTCTGTTTGTGCTAAGATTGAATCTGATTTGCAGGATAATAACATTCATACAGGTGAAGTTGTTGTCAATGAGGCAGTCTGTACGGTTAAAGTTCTTGACATTCCGGCTGCCCCAACCAAACACTCCCATGATAAAGAAAAGACTACGCACTTCCATGATAAGATGatttccaaaaagaaattttctgTTGGCCAAAAAGTCTTGCTGTTTAAGTCTCGCCTGAAAGATATG aaattaaaagtacAGGTACTGGCAAGGTTTTCAAAGCAAAAGGACAGCGGTTGA